The genomic DNA TCTGCTTGTATTTGAAATGTTTCTTTCACAGTATCCTGTGCTGCAACCTCACTTGATTGTATATTGCCTTCTGACATCAGATTCAAGGAGAAGAGCTATGGTAGCAGCGGTGCAACTTCAGGATTGACATCTAGTTTGGCATTTACACCAGTTCAGGTGAGAATCCTGTTTCTTGAGTTGTGTTGTGGATCTGTTTGACTCGCATATGTTTCGggacactgaaaaggctagtgAAACAGTTTTGGTCTTCCATCTTGGTTACCTGCTGGAATGCTGGATAGCTCTTATATTCAGTTCATTGAAGCATCTAATGAACCCTTCATCGTTTAGTTATGTAACTAGTTCTACGCTATGCTACTACCTTACATGTTTGATGGTCCCCTTCTCTCTTCAAGATCAGGTGCTGTGTAGTTTAGTGGGATACATTATGTACCATGATTGTGTTAGAGCACCTTGTACTTTATTGCTTGGCCACTCTAGGGATGCATTCAACATCTTACAGATTTGGGAGCTAACTGTTTAATTTTGAAGATTAAGTACGTGAAATCTCCCTGCTTTCACGTCTAATGTTAATTTTCCCCTGCGCAGGGAATAGAGTTGTCAAATCCACAGGCCCAAGGGAACCCGCTTGGAGGTGGAACTCAAAGTACCTACTTTTCTGAGACCGGTACATTTTCAAAGATCCGGAGGACCCAATAGAAGCTGATTTCCCCGTTGCAACCATCTCATCTCATCTGCACTGCAGTTGTTGAAATCGTTGGGACATTGttgaaaaatccaaaaatccagCATGTGAATGTACCAAAGTCTTGTTTTTCAATTGAAGCAAAATCCAGAGATTTTATGAAACACGGCTTAGTTTTGCTTCAGGCACCTTTTCAAGCCGGGATGTTTGCAAACCACTAGCCTGTTCAACCTATTGCTAGTTGAGTTGATACGTGTCGTACATAGTCCCTGTGAATCCCAGTTTGTATTGTACTTCTTCCGTCCATAAATAACTGTCGTTTTCGCTTCTCGAGAaattattttgattaattttatataaaaaatattaatatttatgatatatAATTAATACCATTAGATAGAtcttttaatctagtttttaaataaatttatttagagGGCCTGGGCACCCACGGCGCTCTCGAAGCGCGGAGGAGGCGGTCCTCCGAGTTCCTCGGTCCTCCGAGTTCCTCGGCAGTAGCCCGGGAGGCTCCCCTTTGCAGCACCCCTCTGACTCGAGAGGGGTCGAAGGGGGGCTTGTTTCCCGGGAAGAGGAGGAAGTGACTGCGAGTGCTCTTTCTCAGAGCATTTGTGCTTGCTGCCTACTGCCGCCGGGATCTGCAGCGCGTCCAGATGAGGGAGCTGCTGCTCCACCGCGTCGCCGGCTTGACGTCTTCCTCCTCAGGGACTGCTAGTCCCCAACCAGCCACCATCCGTTGGAGGTCACCGTCGGCCAGCGAGGGATCCTCATCTTCCTCATCAGCTGGCGGTCTCCAGCTGAATGATGGAGCTGGCTGTTGCTGCTGGTGTTGGCACTGGGGCTGGGCTAGTTTATGCTGCTGGCTCAGACGAGGTGCTCGGAGCCTTTCTCATCCTCCCCAGTGCCGCCATTTCCTCCAATGACGCCCGGCGGGAGGGTGTCACTCGCTTCGTTGGCTGCGCGGAGGTCGTCAAGACTCAAGAGCCTCCGGCAGCGCCTTCGTCGGGGGCGACTGCTTTCAGCAGTTGCTCCAATCTGCTAGCCCGGGGTGCGCGAGAGCATATGCTCTCATCTCTTCCTGCACCCCGGGGTAGCGGATTGGCCCCGCTGCCCCTTCTACTCGCGGTCCGGTGGGTGAGGCCACCTTGGCCTCACTGTAGCCCCACTCCGGCCGTGGCGTGGTACTCCCGACGGACCATGAAGTTTTTTGCGGCAGCTTCATGCCGGTCTGTTTTGACCTTTTGTGTGTGGAAAACTTCACTTGTTACTGTAGTTAATCCGGAAAACGTTTGCGTCCCGGGGTAGTTGCCTGTTCACTAATCCGGAGTTTCTCAGCGCGAGGAGATGGTGAGGGCGTAGGTTTCTGGCAGGCAACTGATCCCGGGGTCCGGAGACCAAGCAAGGAGTCGAAGTTGGCCGGGAAGAGCCTGTGAGCCCCGCAGCCAGCATGCCGACTCGGCTGAGAACATCCTTCTTTCATGAAGCTTGGTGTCCCACACGGCGAGAcgctaaagtttttgaatttgCAAGGAATTCAAAGTACGTTTATTGTAGCTGATGAACCAAGGTGGTACCTAGGTAGGAGGGGTAGGAGGGAGCCCCCAGGCCGAGCTTCCCGGAGTGACCCTGGGTTGCTTGGTCCTCATGCCTAGGTGCAGAACTTTTTCCTTCAATCATTGGTCGGTGTCCCTTACAGATGACCTCCTATGACAGTCTTGCTCTTTCGGGCTTACGTCCTGCTCTGATTTCTGGCCTTTGTTGTTCGTGGAAGAAACTTTATTCATATCCTTTTGCCTTTATTTGTTAAAAGGAATAAGGAATCCATGTCCCGGGGTGGTTTGCATGTTTCATTACTCCGGAGCTTCCCAGCGCGAGGAGGTGATGGGGGCGTAGGGTTCCCGGCGGGCAACTGATCCCGAGGTCCTGGGACCAGGCAGGGAGTCGGAGTTGGCCGGGGAAGAGCCTGTGAGCCCCGCGATCAGCGTGCCTACCCGACCAGGAGAGTCCTCTTTCATGATACTGGGCGTTCTACGAACCGGGACGTGGAgagttttgaattttgcaaGGAGTTTCAAATATGCTTTATGAAGCGAAATGGTATATAGGTAGGAAGGAGCCCCCGTGCCAAATTACCCGAGGTGACCTCTGGTTGTTTGGCCCTTATGCCGGAGCGTGAAGATTCTCCCCTGTCTAAGTACCAAACTTACAGAGATTTTGTTTTCCTGGTATTAGGCGCCCCACGCCTCACCCTTGCCGGTACCGCATAGGCACGCTGGGCTGGTCCGATACATGGAAGGAGATTTTTCTTTCCCACGTGGGTGGGAGTTTTGTTCGTCCCTTCGCATGTTTGGAGTTGGCGCAGTGCCGGGTTTCCGATGAGGGAGGGGGGGTTGCCATAATGCGCCACTGTCACTGGTTGATGCGCAGATTATCGAAAACTTCCGACAGGTCCCTTGAGGAGGGCGCCGGGTGCCGGGTCCCTTCCTCGTGCATTGTAGCACTGCGGGACTAGAAGTTCTGTAGGTTGACGCCCATGGCTCGTTGGTATGTTGAGCCAGCGTTCTTGAGCCCGAAGGGTGTGTGGGTGCATTTTCGCCCCTGTGGGGCTCGGCGCCGGGTCCTTGGTTGACCCAGCCGTGCTCCTGGGCATGCGGCGAGACTGGGCCCAATCACCTTCCTGGGAACCCTGGGTACGTCAGAGGGATCCTGAGTGGGTTCGTTGCTATCCCCCAGGAGGAAAGTGACAGGCGCGCCTTCCTATTTGCCCTCCGGTTCTGCCCCTGTTAGGGTGTTCTCCCTGATGGGGGTATGGCCATCGGGAGATAGGCGTGGCTTTGTCGACGGAGGGCCGAACGTCTCGGGGTGTTCCACGTTGTCGGAGGATGTGGTCGCCACCGCCTCGTAGAGCCGCTCGACACAATGCACCGAACCCTTCACGTCGGCCTTGATGGAGATAACCCCGGTCGGACCGGGGAGCTTGAGGGTGTTGTAGGCGCAGTGGACCGCgaccatgaacttggcgagcGCGAGGCGCCCAAGTATGGTGTTGTAGGGGAGGTCGAAATGCACCACGTCGAACGTGATGTTCTCCGTGCGGAAGTTGTCCCTCCCGCCGAACGTGACGGGCAGCTCGATCTGCCCCAGCAGGACAGTCTTCCCGTCGGTCACTCCACAGAAAGGGGCAGAGGGGGTGAGCTTGCGTTCCCCGATCTGCATTCTGCGGAACACCTCTGGCGACAGCAGATTCAGACCTGCTCCGCCATCCATCAGGGTCCTCCCGACCCAGATGTTGCAGATGGTGGGCATCACGACGACCGGGAGGAGGCCCACGCCCGCCGTGTTTCAGGGGTGGTCGCTTCGGTCGAAGGTGAGGGGAGTGCTCGGCCACTTGAGAGGTTGGGAGCCCCCAGGCGCCGGGGACGCCGCGCAAACCTCCCTCCAGTGGAGCTTGGCCCTCCTCCGGGACAGCGGCGCACTTGCCCCGCCGAAGATGGTGGCGACCGCATGTTGCGGCTCCTGGAAGCCCAAGCCAGCACCGCATGTGCCAGCTTGGTCGCGGTCGTCCTGATCATCGCGGTCGTCGTGTTGACGATCGTCGTGGCCCCGCTGGCCCCGGGCCGTGAGGTCCTTGACGAGCCGGCATTCGGTGAGGTCGTGCCGGTCGGTGGAGTGTAGCTCACACCATTTGTCGCCGTCCTGGCGGGGAGGGGCAGGCTTCCTGTCGCCACCCGTGAGGTTCCCCCTGGGTGGCTGCCTTGGGTGCCCTTCCATGGCCAGGATGGCAGCAGCTTTCCGCTTGTTCGCCTTGGCGTTGGGCTTGGGGCCGTCATGCGCCGGAGTCTCCTCCGGGGCGCCCCGGCGCTCGACCTTGGcgtgcgcctcggcctcccgagcATACTTGTCCGCCAAAGCGAATAGCTCGGATACAATTTCCATGTTGTGGGTTTCCATCTTGCCTACCAACCACTTGTTGGTGACTCCTTCGCTGAACGCCATGATGGCGGCGGTCGGTGAGATGTGGGGGATGGTGTTGCGTACCTGCCTAAAACACTGGATATACTGTCGCAGCGTCTCGCCCTTGCGTTGCCGAACGGTGAGGAGATCGCCGCGCGTCCCGGGTGGCGTGAACGATCCGGAGAAGTTGGTGACGAACTGCTCGCACAGCTCTCCCAGGACCTGGCGTATCCTGGCGGGAGATTCATCAGCCACGAGCGGGCCGTGCCTCGGAGGGCGACATGGAAGTAGTTCGCCATGACCTGGGGGCCTCCCACAGCCGCCTGGATAGCCGTGGTGTAGATCTGGAGGAATTCCTCTGGGTCGATGGTGCCGTCGTATTTTTCGGACAGATCCGGCCGGAACTTGGTGGGCCAATTGACCCGCCTCAAGTTCGTCGTGAATGCCTGGCATCCAGCCCCGTACGGGCcggtgtcgtcgtcggaggtggTGCCGTTGCCCGTAGGCACAGCAGAAGACGCTTGCTCATCGGCGGCATGGCGCCTCCTCTTCCATGCCGTCTCCAGGGCGGTATGGGCGTCTTCACCAGCCCTCACCGTGTTAAGGTGAGAGTGGAGATCGGGGGTTCCTCCAGCGCTGGTAGCCGATCGCTGACGCCGCGCCGTGAGTACCCCACGCGGGACGCTAGGACTCTGCGCTTTAGGGCCTAGAGCGGCTTTCCGCACCAGGCTGGCCAACTCGTCCAGCTATTCCCTCTTAGGGGTGCCTGCCCCCCACCCTCAAGGGAGGGTGGCGGAGCAGAGCGCGTGCCGCGACGAGAGCTTCCCCAGGGGCAATGCTCACGCGGCTGAGTCGGTTGTGAGCCAAGGATCGCCCTCAAAGCGTCGCCCGGCCTCCTGCCTCCACACGAAAGTGGGTGACGCGGGTGTTGGTTGCCGTCGTCCCGCCGGACTCGGTCCCAGGGGTGTCGAGTCGTGGTGGCGTAGTGACACGCGACACCGGCCGGCGAACGGGCGTGATCGTGGTTGACGAGCCCCCAGCCCCCAGACGTGGGGGAGCACTGGAGAGTCCGCGGCGGGGATGCGCTCGTTCGTTGCCGCTCTCGCCGTCCGATCGGTCAGAGCGGTTTGCCATGGATTTTTACGAGATCGAGCTTCACAGAAAGGTGATCTTACGCGCTataccccctacctggcgcgtcaGCTCACGGTACCGCTAGCAGGGATTACTGGTAACCCCCGTTTAGAGATTCGGCCAGGGGTACAAACCGTGCAAGATCTTCCCCTAAGGAAGCGAGTTTAAGACAGtcgatttagataggttcaggcCGCCCGGAGGCGTAATACCCGACGTTCTGTGTGTATGTGGTGATTGGTTCTTTGATGATCCTGAGGTGGAAAGTCCAAGCCCAGAACCTGTGTACTAGATGGGTCCCGAAAAGATCAATCCCTTCACATGTCTTGGGACCTTTCTATTTATAGACTATTTCTACCTTCTCTGTTGCTCTCTAACTAGTGTGAACACACTCTTTGTATGGAGGGCGCCGTCATCCAGGTTGTACTGCCCTTGTCAGGCGGGCAGGAGTCTTGTCGGGTCCACCACAGTAGCCACTTGGGGTCCCACCATTGTCAGAGTCGTCCGGGGCTACCCAGGGAGACCCCGGGGTGGTCGCAGACACTGGCCGGCAGACCCTTTTCATCCCGTAGCGTTCCGGGGCATTCTGCGTGCTCCCGGGCGTCTCCGGGGGGCGCCCGGGATGGTGTGAGCCCGGCCATGTGGTGGCTTTCGGGGTCGTTCGGCGGACCCTCCTAGTCCGGGGCGACCCTAGTCAATCCGGGGGCCCCGCACGGGGTGACCCCGGTCTTTACCGTGACGGGGCGTGGTAAATGGGAGTGGGTccctgtggcagtaccgccctaattaatccggctcaagtgcgctaacaatcatcttaaagataatcccggctaacacgcacttcaagcGGAGaaattcggcagtgctgtcgggtaaagtcccgaagaatccacctgagcttcgatcgaacccaaagcttacatgcaacccacacgaaggtgagtccagagagtacaatatttcacagatacattacattacagagtctttacttacttattacaaaccagttttGAAATCTCTGAAAGGTAATTGAAGTTCGAATTGAAAgcagttcagagttcactgcagcggaaataaaacgagttctaaacgatgatacatgatgtcatgatgaagcccgtacatgacatcactcggcattgtcatcgttggccggagtcgtatcccactctaccgaCCAATCAGGCggtaaaacacacggccaagtcaaactagctatctgatcttcaaaagtatcacctgaaaacaaagtggagccacaagcaaggctgagtatactaatactcagtaaggcttacccgactaggatataaatagccctctaactagacatgcaaggcttttggcttgaggggtgtgtctttgccgaaaagcaataaagagtaagtccttattttccaattttagctttcaagttctagtttgattaaccattctacattagcatctaccctaaagcatgcatggtgaaaaacaattatttttcatcattcaatcatatttctcatcatcattgttccacttcttactctatgtggcaaaagggttaagcagtctcaatatccgtgagagacggacgattcgaatcgaatttgttaacctggccaggcagacctaaacacacgcatggggaatgcaatcacccacgcgacttttcccctttttccccgggcatggaacaggcgcaccgccctagggtgccctgcacccgtgcgtgaccatagaccagacagtggggagtatgttccacggccggttccatcaggtacttaagtttaccgattaccatattctcggcatgtggttagtacgttcaaacgcttaaccaccactaccacacaccgcggccttatccattttcgctaaacagacggggtatcacgagtacaacaaccccgcccgtaaaccttatattgcagtgtgtagtaagcattcaactcctatgagctcgcgagtgacaggaaatcactcgacttctaccgaaccattagcatagccaactagcgacctacacatactagtgttcaagcataggtacctaggatcatgcaactaaggttccaatcaattcctgcaacttaaatgcacaaataaataggaatatgaatagttgcataaattaaaataggtaggacatgctccggggcttgccttccggagcgga from Panicum virgatum strain AP13 chromosome 7N, P.virgatum_v5, whole genome shotgun sequence includes the following:
- the LOC120681261 gene encoding uncharacterized protein LOC120681261, translated to MPTICNIWVGRTLMDGGAGLNLLSPEVFRRMQIGERKLTPSAPFCGVTDGKTVLLGQIELPVTFGGRDNFRTENITFDVVHFDLPYNTILGRLALAKFMVAVHCAYNTLKLPGPTGVISIKADVKGSVHCVERLYEAVATTSSDNVEHPETFGPPSTKPRLSPDGHTPIRENTLTGAEPEGK